The nucleotide sequence CATATTGGTTGTACAAAGTGTTGTTAACAGtattggaaattattttcccTAGGTTAGTCAACAGTATCTTGTCAAACAGTTGGACTCGATCCCTGCGTTAGGTAGGAACTGGTATCTGCTGTAGTTTCCATTTGGATTCATCTTATGAGTGAAGTTGacccttttattttgtatttataaagaCTACTGCACTCTTAttactttttgcccatttttaattgtgcAGTTGAACTTGTGTGGTCTTGCTGTGGAACATTAGCTTGACTAAGAGCTTTGAAGAGCAGACATGTCTAGTGATCAAGTTGCTAGCCGTGATGGATGTGCTGCTGAGACCCTGGGCAAAATCTGCCTCGTGTCGAACCTCCTCTTCATATCCTTTGTGCCTTTCACTTTGACCTCGTGTGTGTGGTAAATTTATATCTCTGTGCTCTATTCTGGGTAATTTCCTCAGATGCCTTTTCCAGTTCTTTAATTCTCTCTCCAGTAGTTTTTAAACTGggttttaacatttttcattgaatttttaatttccagaattATATCacttcaattttattcattttcaaatcttcttattctttttatatagtACCTCGTGACTacgttttctttaatttctctactCGTTTTTGTTGTACTTATAGTCTTTATAGTTTTGTTATTTCTAATCTTTCTCTTCATTGTATCTACTGATTCTCATACACAGTAAATTGTTTCTATTGTCCGTTAGATTTTTGAATCGTAACTCGCTTTCACTCAGCTATTAAATGTGAGGATTCTGTGTGGCCTGGATTGAGAACTTTTCACTCCAGCAAGCTTTGTATTTGTTATTGTCAGGCACCCCAAGGGTATCACCAGTCAGAAAcccatttttatgttaatttaccATCACTGGAATTTCTCTGAATAAGTAGGAATTATTTGCATCTCCATCCCTCATAAGGGCAGATCTGTGGTTATAAATTTTGTACCTACCCTGAGCTCAGGATGATGTGAATTCCTTGCCATCTTCCTGTGCCGATGAGGTTTTTCCCCCTCTAGTCTATAACTGATACCTCAGGCCTTCCAGGGTCCTGTTGTCTCAGTTCCAATCCCTATTTCACAAGGTTGCAAAACCTTGTCCCTGATTCCTATTTGGCCAAAGTCCCAGTTTACTGAGTGCAGCATCCTTACCCAGGATTGCCACAGATTCTGTGTACTCTGCTCACTCGGGGACTCTCTTTTGTCTCTTTATATGTGTCCTCTGGAAAATTCCCTTACTTTCTAGGAACCCTGGGTGGTACTGTTCATAATGCCTACTTCAGTGGTTGGCACTAAACCAAATGCCTGCTGCTAGTCCTCTCAGCTTATCTTGTTTTCTCtggctgaaattttctttgtgatgAAACAGAAAGGCATCCAAGGTCCAGGTGAAGTCCAGGCATCTTTCCTCCAGAAAGACCTAAATCCTGGAGCCCCCTCTCTAGTACCAACTAGGATAGTGTGTGGTGTGTCAAGCTAACGGAGATTTGGATAGTCCAGGGGTGTGCCCCTGACCTGTGGAGGGCCCACAGATGGCTACCCTTGAGTTTCAGAAGCTCTACAAGGCAGCTGGCTATTGACAAGACTACTATTTTCTGTAAGATTTCACATCTTTGCCTTCTATTTGGAAGCCCTTTCTACATTCTAGAAACATCACTGGACTAAGTTAGTCTGTCTACCACCTGGCCGTATGCAATTGATCCCTCACTGAATAATTGAGTCTagtttctgtaaaatggagagaCTACACACCTGCCTACTTCCAAGGAGTTAGCCATGGCTTCAAAAACTAAGAACAAATGTAAACTGACTTATATTCTTTGAGGTTAGTGTGATTTTCCTCTTAAACCCAGATAAGAACAGCTCAAGAAAATAAACCATAGttccatttcatttctaaaagtcacataaaataattgaataatagGATATATAATGGACATAAAAAAGTAATACTACTTCATGTTCAAGTaagatttatttcagaaatgtcttAGAGCAGAAAAATCAGTGTAATCTACTGAGAAAAGTAATATTGATAAATgcagtaaaataattttaccaaATTCACCcccaaattataatttaaaattctcaacCCCAAACCAACCTAGCAATGGAAGAGTTCTTCCCAAATTTGATAAACAAGCATATATTTTTCCCACGTGGAGAAAAACTGACATATTTTCATTAAGATTTGGAATAAGAAAAGGGTGCCCACTCACACCCCCATTCCATAACGAACACTGGAGGTTCTAGTTAATGTGATGAAATAactgagaaaacaaaatgcattagATACAAGCTTAAGGGAAAAGCGGGGAAAGCGCCCCGGCTGCCTCCTCGGACCTCACAACTTACCTACCTCCACGTTCCACTCTCAGCTCTTTGGGGCCCAGCAACCTGATAGCTTTTTTCAAAACCCAGGACATCACCGAGTGTCACGTTAGTGGGGGGCTCTAATTTGCAAAAGGGCTCCTGCCTAGGTTATGAAGTGGTAAAGAGAGAAGATGGGCACGTGGAAACGACTGTCCCCACGCCGGAGGCTCAGTCTTCCAGGACAGCGTCAGACTTAGAAGGCTGCCTCGTCCTGGCGCTCGCTCCGCTGGGCGATGTTACCGGGTCACAGCGCCCAGGCCCCAGGGCCCACCAGGACCCGGGTGGCGCGCCGCGGTGCTCACGCCGGCCAGCAGGTGGCGCCCGGCCTCCACCGCGCGGCCCGTGCAGGGCTCGCGAAGCCCGCGCTGGAAAGTGCCCCCGAAAGGTGCCGCTTCTCCTAGGCTGCTGCAACTCGAGGTCGTCGTCCAAGCGCCGCACACTGTCCAGCGCTCAGCGCCCGCGCAGGTCGCCGAggggccccgccccgccctgcgGTCCCGACTTCAAGGCTTCGGGCCGGAGACGGACTCCACCGGCTGGAGCCGATCATCCGCGATCTCCTAGGTTGGAGGCCACGAGGGGTGGCGtctgcctcccaccctggggGAAGGGACAGGGGCCTGGCAGCGACCTGTCTTCGCCCTTCCCGCGCCCGTCCAGCCCGGCCTCAGCGTGCAGGGCGGCGGGTCATGCCGGCGACAGGTGGCGGGACGGCAGGTGACGGGTCCTGCCCTTGTGCGGCGGCCACAGCCCGCTTCCCGGGGGTGTGACTGTCAGCCACTACCGCGGCCCGCGGTGCGGCGCGGGACCCCAGCCCCGGTGGCCCGTGGCCACCCCTCACGACCCCCGCCCTGCAGGGGAGGTCCGGGCGGCCGCAAGGCCGGGACCCCGCGGGGTCAGCTCAGAGCCCGAgccgccctcccctcccccgcgcCCGCAGTGATGGATTCGGTGTCAGGGGCCAGGAAACGCCAGCGCCGCCGGGTAGACTCGGTGGCGCCACCCAAACACCTGCTCGGGCCAGAAAGTGGCCCCAGGTGAGACTCGTACACCCCCGCCCTgtcccaccccttcctcctccaggtcCCGTCCTCCTCCGGCCGGCTCTCCGGAACCCCCTCCTCCGGGTCGGGGCAGAATGTGAACACGTGGATTCTAGTCACCTACCTGGGTGACGCACACACCGGACGGCAGGGCCCACGGGAGGGTGGAGGGAACAGCAGCGGTACCTCTTCCCGACTCCAAGgcccttctcctccccaccctcctttcTTACGGTCCAGGACCGCAGCCAAGGGTGAAGGGCGCTTTCGGGCGTCAGTCTGGGAAAGAAGCCGGCCGACCTTTCCTCTTGAGGCCTCAGGTCGAGGAGTAGGGAAGCCTGCGGAAGCTGCAGGGCCAGGGTGCAGCCTAATTCCCGCGGGCAAACAGTGACACCCTCCTCCTGAATCTAAGTCACGTTCAGGATTCTGTAGAGTCAGACGTCTTCTGATGAATTTATTCCAGAGGGTCCTCACGCCCACTTTGTCCTCCTAGATCCCACATTTGGGCGACCTAACCCGCAGGACTCGCAGCCCACCACCGCCTTAGTTTTAAACTCTGCCCCACAGCACAGAACCAAGTTGTCCCTTGAGGACTAACTGAAATTTTGGGGTGTACAGCCTTCCCAGTGTCCATGGTTCTCCTAAACAGTAGTCGCTTCGCCCCAAGTGCTGGCACTGATCACACATCTGATAGGGACACAAGTCCCAAGGTGTAGTGCGGCAGAGGGACAAGGGGTTAAATCAGATGATGAGAATGAGAACAGCCATGGACAGAGCAAGAGATCTGAGAAATAATCCGGAATTCAGGTATTGACTTCAGACACATTTTATTATAATCTTAATACAGTCTACATAAATTTgaacttgtatttatttgggttcagtTATAACATAgcataataaaaatcaaagcactGGTCCTCTGAAATAAAGCAGGCAATCACCATTCAATAAACACACTtgatttattttgtataaaaGGGTTAAGTTTACAACtaaacttttataaaaagtttAGCATGAATAAGTACATCATTACACTTTTTATGCAGAAATATACATCTCTGCCACTATACAAGAAAACTCTAATTAAAGAGTTCACAAGGTTTcactcaatatatatatatatatttatgtataaatatatacacagcATTCAGTAGGCTTACGTCAAAAAGGTAATTTCTGACCAAAAGACTTCATTTAAGTAACTGAATACTGAATCCTTCTGGTATTCACGCTCCACCTTTGAAAAAAGGCAAAGTCTGCTTAGATTGGGTAATTCCTTGTGATTTTAACGTTTTCGCTCCCCATGGTGGGAATAGTATATAAAGAAAACCTTCCAACTGCAGAAAGGGCATTTAAAGTCTTTTTCATAAATAACGAATATCACAGTCCAGGACAGAGAACACCCTGGGAAGATGATCATTAATTTTccttccatttgtttttctttttaaaaaggtccaTTCAATTTGTCCTCCTGGTGAAATGGTTGAAAAATAAGTTCAGCGCCTAAAAAGAGCCTGTggatttgttgttgctgttgtgcaaaaaaaaaaaaaaaaaaaaaaaaaaaaaaaaaaaaaaaaaagtcatgaacaCCTGCAAAAGATTGGGAGAGAAAGGCATGTTTAGGAGAATGTAACCCAAGGGCAGAGGCCGGCAGACTGGCGCCGAGGAAGCCACAGTTAGAACATTTAACCAAACACTGGGAGATTGGGCAAACCCTGGCGTCCAGATGCAGCACACACACTCGGCTTCAAGACAGCAcaaattaaacatgaaaatagCAGAGACTCAAGGGAAAAACTTCCCAACCCAATCTCCTATTTGGATCTCCAACAGCAGTGCTCACAGGCGCCAGTCTGCTTCTTGTAACAATTATTTGATTGAAAACAGCCCTTTAGTTAACAGATAGGGAAGTCTCGGATCCCAAAGCAGAGGGGCTAAGGCGCAGGGCAGCCGTCCTCAGCTAGTCCAGAGAGTCCCAGAGAAGAGCAGTTTTAGGGAAGGAGGATCACTATGGAATTTGTGGCGATAAGATTAATTACAGCGGAGCTTAGTACCTCATAGTACTGGAGAATAGTACTGGAGAACGCAGGGCACTGCCTTCCCTATAAAAGCCAATACACACTCCGTGGCCACCTCACATTAAGTTcctggcattttttttcttttctaaggaaAATGTTTTGGGATCTTGAGGAAGCAGAGCTACCAGCACCTTCGCATCTGGCGAGACAAGGCAGTACACCTAACAGCGAAATAAGCATGTGTTTACTAAATCGAGCATCTTACGGAGACACAAGCAACCGGCGCAGGCAAATTACAAAAAACGCATGCATCTGTGCGCGcgcagacacacacacgcacacacacacacacacacactaagagGCACAAGCAAACACTCACcatttattcagccacaaagtgCTTTGCTGTCATTTGACATTAACTCAGAAGGGAATTCAGAAGCCTGgagaagaaaaggataaaaggCACGAGGTTAGGCAATCTTAAGGAGAAAgggcctctttttaaaattatcattattaaagTCCTCCACAGAACGGCAAGTTCCATGAAACACGTTTATGCTACAATTCAGACTCCTGCGTTAACACGTCAGAACTTATTAGCGATTTCACAGCGGCTCGAGCTACagcagatttttaagaaaataaagttaattggCTCATATGTAAGTCACCGTCTCGACAATGGACCTACTAGTGACAGCCCAGATGATCGCTGGAGTGTGGGGCGGCAGAGGGAAGGCATCAGGGGCAGGTCTTACCTGCAAGGACAGGATGCTGATGTCCGTGTTTAGGGTGGTCAGCGGCGTCCTGGACGCCTGGTTCTGTCCCGGTCTCTGGTGGTGCAGGCTAACAATAGTGGGGTGCGAGTCCAGGGCGATCTGCAGGTCCAAGATGTAGTCGATGACGTGCTGCAGGATTTCCATCTTGCTCACCTTCTTGTTCTGGGGGATGCTGGGCACCAGCTCCTTGAGCTTGGAGTAGCAGTCGTTCATGTTGTACAGCAGGCTCATGGGGTCGTCCACCGGGGTTTTGCTCCGGGAGATGCCCAGGTTGTGGTCCGACAGGCTGCTTTTCCTAACGGACCTCACCGGACTGAAGGCTTTCATGCTGACCGCAGAGGAAGGAAAGACCGGGAGGGAGCGCGCTGCCCTGGAGCTCAGGCCGCCGCCTGCTGAGCTAGCTGCGCTCGGCACCAGGCTCTGCTCAGAATGAAGCGCGAGCCCGGCGGGGCGGCTTTTATCCGCACTCGCCGGGGCCACACGATCGGTCTTCCCTTCGTCTCCATTGGTGGAAGGGGGAGCGTCCATCAGACCGAGCGGGCGCTCCCATTGGCGGGCGCGGAAGCGGGGCGAGCGCTCGGTCCTTCCGCGTTCGCAGCCAATCCCcgcggggtgggaggggcgggcgCGAGCCCAGCTGGGGTGGTAAATAGAGTACAGTAGACGCCGGGCGGGCGGGGACCCGCGTCCTCCTTCCCGTCCCAGTGCCCGGCCGGGCGCAGGTCTGGGTGTGCCCGACCAGCCCTTCACACCTTGGAGGGTTCAGCAGACCTGAAGTCGGGAGGACTCGGGCAAGGTCGGCACAGCCGAGGGAAGGAGGCTCGGTTCACTGCAGCCCAGGGATAGTGTTCCGAAAGAGCAGGcagtggagaaagagaaagcGCAAATAAGCGGGCCACCGAAAAGTCACATTTGTAGAGTGAGTTCCGCCTTTAAGATAAGGTAAAGCCTGTTTAGAAAAACACCCACGCACGCCTTCAAGGACGGGTTTACTGTGGGATTTTTGAAGCCGGAGCAACTGGGGACGCACTATTGGGAACTCAGTAAAACGAGCACTTACTGGAAGCCAAGCCTAACCTTGCCCTGACCGCCGAGGAACAGCGAGGGGCATGCTACTTACAGGGTTCTTTTCAAGAGCGAGGCAGGACTATTATAATGATCCTATTAATCGGAAATCATTAGTAGAATTTGCATATTGAAAGTACATTTACATACACTGCCCTTGAGAGACTGTGGGTCTATGCCCTTCAGTGTAGGTGGCAAAGTAATGTGATTAATTATGCACAAATCGTGATTTCTGGTGTCACATTCCAGCACCTACAGTATTTCTAAAGCTCTGTGACAGATAGGTGCCTTAGCCATCCACGGACATCTTAACactacttttaaagaaaatcctGATAGGTGTGAGGGTTGGAATCTTTTGAGTACTGCTAGTGGATGGGGCTTCAGGGTGGGTTGGGCTGtaaattcttaatatattctttcagtccaaataaaaaatgtgcaGAGCTCTTGATTCAAATACTCTAATTCGCACATAATTCTAGCTCAACTGAAGACCACAGTATATTAGTGCATTTGGAAAAATCACATTTCTCTAGAAAATAAACTAGAAACCCCAGAAAACGTAATATGTGTgtcttgtttactttttgtttcaaTCTCCTTGTCCTTTGCAtttaagaaagaggaaggaggccGAACTGGAGACTGAAAGCAAAGCCCAATAATAGGGAAACagtattttttccttcaattaaTGATTAATTCCTCAGCTGGTGGGCCAGGCGGTCTCTGACCTCCACGTGACAGCCATGTGCCCCAGGGCTTCTCTTGGGAGGCGGATTTGGTGGCCACTTCACGTTGGAGGCTGAAGGTGGAGGATTCTGCTGAGTGCCCTCACAAGCCCCGCAGAGGCAGCGTGAGGTTCTGTTCCTGACAGTGTTCGATTAACGCTGCCTCTGATATTAAGTCTGGAAGTGATTTACTAGCCGAGTCCCCCCACAGTTCGAGCCTTTTGATGTactttgtgtgcatgtgtttctGTCACATACGTGCCACAGTGGAACAGATTTTGTTTTGACACTATTTTGGTTCATGATGTTATACTTTGACTATTTTACAATAATAGCCAATGTAAACAAACATCTTTGGGATTCTCAAATTATTACTTATGATTCTTGGACATTGCAGCTCCGCGATACTGACGCATTCCTAGCTTTTTCCAAGGACACCGTATGTTAACATCCGTGCCAGCCTCATTATCCCGACGCGAGGCTCTGGGCTGGATGGTAATGAGCATTGTGCGGTATTACTTTACACACTTGCAGAGTCGACTCAGGCAGCGCCTTCTCCCAGGATCATTTTTGTACCCTGATGTAGTAAAATTGCTAAATATGGTGAAAGTTTTCTgctgtttctttctttagcgCCATGTCGGAGTCCAGTCTGCTTGGCTGTGCTGAATTCGACTTTATTGGCAAGCTACCCAGTTTAACATTCATTTAAAGATCATTTTAAGGGGATTATGAAGCTGTATAAGTTAATGATTGAAAAATGCCTGAGTTGCTAGTACGTCTACCTCAGCGAGCCCAAGACGAAACCACCTTTGAAATTATGTTTTCGTGGGGAAAACCGGGGTGAAGTACTTTCGGGTGGCttaaaaaggcatttaaaaaaccTGCCAATTGGTGTCTATGTGGGTTTGCATTTGAGGGCTCTAAAGTTCAAATGGTCCCAGCTGCAAGAAGGAGCCAGCTGCAGGAAGGGCTGGATCCGTGGGTGGTGGGAAGGTGTGAAGGGCTTCCGGCGGGGGGTGGCGATGCCGCCCCCCTCACCCACTGGGTCACCCCCCATTTAAAGCAACAGACCTGCTCTGGAAGTTGCCTGAGCCTGGGTCCCGGCTTgctccctccctcagcctccgCTCCAGGCCCCGCCGGCGCCCCCACCGCGTCCGGACCGCTCGCGGTAATCAGAAGCAGCTCTGGGCCCGGCGGCCCGGCCGCGCTGGCGATCATCCCCGCGTGATGCCACGGGGGGCGGGGGCGAGTCTCCAGGTCCTCCCTGCACATCTGGCGCAATTGGGAGCGCTCGCCTTTCTTCCCCCCGGTTTTGTTCTCACAGCTGTGTCCATTCCGCCCGTGACCCCCCGAGTGATCCCTGACAGGTGATGAAttggcagcggcggcggcggcggcggcgcgcggGCCAGGCCGCGGAGGGGCCGGAGCTGGAGCCCCGGAGCAGACTCTCTGGCGCCAGGCGCGTGACGCCGCCCATTCACGCCGCCCTGCAGCCTTGTCCTCGCGGCGCCGCTCAGGCGGCTGCCATGGCAACCGCGCCGTCACTCAGCGCGCGCGCCCAGCTGATCAATGCCTGCGAGGCCCGGGCGTCCCAGGCTCGCCCGGCCCGGCCGCCGGCCCGCGCGCACCTGCAGCCTCTGCACGTCTTAAGTTTCGAGTGatttgggagaaggaaggagggccggggaaaaagaaagggaaggcgGGCGGGGCGCGGAAAAGGCCGGAGAGGGGAAGAAAGCGAGCTTTTCGCAAAAGGCGGCGAAATGGGGCTTAGAGGTTGCCAAAGCAAAaggttttgctttatttcatttgtttttgcaaCCGAGTCGTGCAGGGTGGGGCTGGCACGAGGGAAGGGTGGATGGCGAGAAGGTCACTGTCTCGGCTCGGGGCGagatttatttattcctttggatCCTCTAGGTCTTTGCCGGGATAGCTTTGATCCCGGAGTCCTAAAAATATCTTTGAAGgacccccaccccgccccctaCTGTCCTACTGCCTTCCTTTTTGGAATACTGGGAGGTTACGCAAAAAAACCCATTAGACTTTTCCAGAACGGCCCCCTGCCGCCCCGGGGGAGGCGGGAAGATGTGCAGCCAGCGTCCTCCGGCTCCTCGGAGCCTCTGCGTGCCCGCATTTGCGTCCTCATTACCACTACAAAGCGGGGACCAGACTGAGCCCCTGTATAATGCTTCATTTTCGACTGAAACATCAAGAGGCCAGAAACTCCCAAGTCAGCCTGCAGCCGCAGACGCTGCCTCGCCGGGCTTTATCTCCAGGGAAAGTTGCATTTTGAGAACCAGATGCCGCATTCTCGGACAGTTTATGGCATCCGGCTCCCTCAAGGGTGCTCATCTGCACTTCAGGGTGTTGGTAGCAATTATTTATTGTCTGTCCTGGAGAAGAGTTCCTGAACATAAATGTCCTCTGCTGGCCCTAAAAACGGAAGTTGGGGGGACGCACAACTGGCCTGTCCTGTTATCTGGTTTCGCAGAGTTTGTTGTGGTTTTCGAGGAAACAGCATCTGGATTGCATAAGGATTGGAGTTTTTgctttacttgtttatttaataCCTTGGCAAGAGGGAGCCTTTACCCTGAAACCAGATAACCGAATCTGGGTTTAAACGGCCTTCCACAGGGGCAACGCGAAGGGGGGACGAGCAAAGCCATGAAAAGAAAACGAGAGGATGTTCACTTTTCTCCCTTTGGGTGTTCTGAAGACCTGCCTAACCTCTTAGGCGTCTTGTCGCGCACAGCTAATAAATGGCATTAGCAAAGGGCTACAGTCACTACAATGGCTTAACAGTCGTTCCTTCCCCCGCCCTGCCACGATCCTGGCCCTAATTCCTTATAGGATTCCCTGGTCCTGTTTGCCCAGAGCTCTTTAGAGCCCCAGGTAAAACGCCATGGCAAATCCAATTGATGACAACCGCCTGAACCCCTTTTAGGGAGATCACTTTTCAGTTGGGTTCAAAGAAAGCAAAGTTTGGGAAGTTTGGCGGAGGGGCCGATTGAACTACCAGTGctgcaaatattttgttacagATGCTGTGAAGTGCACCGATTTGTGGTCGCGTTTGGCTTTCACAAAGGATTTTCCTGTGCCTTTTGTTCCGGtcaccaaattaaaaaagaaaattaacttgaGTGAGAGATAAGGTCTTAGAAAACAATCTCAGGCCGCCTGCGAGCTGGCGGGAGCGGGGCTGGCGTCGCAGAGTCTGCGCCGCCCGGAGGCGCGCGTCGCGGGGGTCCGGCCACCACAGGGAGCCCGGGTCATCGCCCGGACCCCAGGCCGCCGCCCACTGTGTGCCGGGAGTGCAGCGCCCAGCCCGCCGGGTCTGCCCACCAGCGTCTGTGGGAATCCGCAGCAGCCAACGACAAGGGCGGGCTTGTCCGGAATCAAACTGCATCTTAAACTTGTAATGCGGCACCAAAAGCAAAACCCAAAGTCCCGGCCTGCGAGTGCCTAACAAGAAACACATTGTGCGCGCCACTCGCTCCCCCGCCCGCCGCGCGCTTTGGCCCAGCCACGTTTGCGCACCCGCCGCCGCAGTTGCCAAGTCCATGACTTCAGTGGGGAGGAACCCGCCGGTCCGCACCGCACCGCGTGCGCGCTCTTCGGGGGCTGCCACCCTCTCACCCCCCTAAGGGCCAGGTCCCCAACCCGGTGGTGCTCTGCGGATGCGCCACCTGCCCCTGCGACGGCGTGGACACTGCCCTTTGCTGACCCTGGAGGCCAGGCCCATAGCCCT is from Sciurus carolinensis chromosome 13, mSciCar1.2, whole genome shotgun sequence and encodes:
- the Id2 gene encoding DNA-binding protein inhibitor ID-2, translated to MKAFSPVRSVRKSSLSDHNLGISRSKTPVDDPMSLLYNMNDCYSKLKELVPSIPQNKKVSKMEILQHVIDYILDLQIALDSHPTIVSLHHQRPGQNQASRTPLTTLNTDISILSLQASEFPSELMSNDSKALCG